From a single Phalacrocorax aristotelis chromosome 1, bGulAri2.1, whole genome shotgun sequence genomic region:
- the STARD10 gene encoding START domain-containing protein 10, with translation MSGRDSVQIPDDRDFGAFRAECESERGWSLTYSKAGVAVWVQLLEPERALHKIKCRMECKDVPAETLYDVLHDIEYRKKWDTNVIETFDIGKLTVNSDVGYYAWKCPKPLKNRDVVTLRSWLPMGTDYIIMNYSVKHPKYPPRKDMVRAVSIQTGYLIEGTGAKSCTITYLAQVDPKGSLPKWVVNKSSQFLAPKAMKKMYKACLKYPEWKQKHNPHFKPWLFPEQSRLPALPLSELSLQHADSLENIDESSLAETKDDRGEASDEDSVN, from the exons ATGTCGGGTCGCGATAGCGTCCAGATCCCCGACGACCGGGACTTCGGGGCGTTCCGGGCGGAGTGCGAGTCGGAGCGGGGCTGGAGCCTCACCTACAGCAAGGCGGGGGTGGCCGTCTGGgtgcagctgctggagcccGAGCGAGCCCTCCACAAGATCAAG TGCAGGATGGAGTGCAAGGATGTGCCGGCAGAGACGCTCTACGACGTGCTGCATGACATCGAGTACCGGAAAAAGTGGGACACCAACGTCATTGAGACCTTCGACATCGGGAAGCTGACTGTCAACTCCGACGTGGGCTACTATGCCT ggaagtgCCCCAAGCCCCTGAAGAACAGGGACGTCGTCACGCTCCGCTCCTGGCTGCCCATGGGCACCGACTACATCATCATGAACTACTCCGTGAAGCACCCC aAGTACCCCCCCCGCAAGGACATGGTGCGAGCTGTCTCCATCCAGACGGGCTACCTGATCGAGGGGACGGGAGCCAAGAGCTGCACCATCACCTACCTGGCACAGGTGGACCCCAAAG GTTCCCTGCCGAAGTGGGTGGTGAACAAATCCTCGCAGTTCCTGGCCCCCAAG GCGATGAAGAAGATGTACAAGGCTTGCCTGAAGTACCCGGAGTGGAAGCAGAAGCACAACCCGCACTTCAAGCCCTGGCTGTTCCCCGAGCAGAGCCGGCTGCCCGCCCTGCCGCTCTCCGAGCTCTCCCTCCAGCACGCCGACTCGCTGGAGAACATCGACGAGAGCTCCTTGGCCGAGACCAAAGACGACCGCGGCGAGGCCAGCGACGAGGACAGCGTTAACTga